A window of Natrinema versiforme contains these coding sequences:
- a CDS encoding ABC transporter ATP-binding protein, translated as MGSTDIRLESVDISFRNEQVLEDVHLDVDEGEFCVIVGPSGCGKSTLLQSIAGLTEPDRGRVFIDGTDAAELSVQDRELGYVFQEFEDALFPHMTVGENVAFGVRQQDEAVDEEELQRKIDEMLELLAIGDTKDDPPSELSGGQQQRVELARQLIRECDTMLLDDPLADLDYKLQKQMELEIRRLHEDLGSTFVYVTHNQDQALKLADKIVVMNEGRIEQIGTPSDVYHHPKTAFVARFLGDNNAVDGEVAETDSDGCTVDTAFGRVAAENVNDAASGDTGLLQIRPVNVAIGDDAVGLDNEFEATPMGSTYMGETTEIAVSIEENDFYAIVPGKAEVGEYDETVRVGWDREDAQFFTEMSVTETETASDILKL; from the coding sequence ATGGGCTCGACAGACATTCGATTAGAGTCGGTAGACATCTCGTTCCGGAACGAGCAGGTCCTCGAGGACGTCCATCTGGATGTCGACGAGGGGGAGTTCTGCGTCATCGTCGGTCCGAGCGGCTGCGGCAAGAGCACGCTCCTCCAGAGCATCGCCGGGCTGACGGAACCCGATCGCGGTCGCGTCTTCATCGACGGCACGGACGCGGCGGAGCTATCTGTCCAAGACCGCGAACTGGGATACGTGTTTCAGGAGTTCGAAGACGCGCTGTTCCCGCACATGACCGTCGGCGAGAACGTCGCCTTCGGCGTCCGGCAACAAGACGAGGCGGTCGACGAGGAGGAACTCCAGCGGAAGATCGACGAGATGCTCGAGTTGCTGGCGATCGGGGACACGAAAGACGACCCGCCCTCGGAACTCAGCGGGGGGCAACAACAGCGGGTCGAGCTCGCGCGGCAGCTCATTCGCGAGTGTGACACGATGTTGCTCGACGACCCGCTCGCCGACCTCGATTACAAACTCCAGAAGCAGATGGAACTCGAGATCCGTCGGCTCCACGAGGATCTCGGGAGTACGTTCGTCTACGTCACGCACAATCAGGACCAAGCGCTGAAATTGGCGGACAAGATCGTCGTGATGAACGAGGGTCGCATCGAACAGATCGGAACGCCGTCCGACGTGTACCACCACCCGAAAACGGCGTTCGTCGCCCGCTTCCTCGGCGACAACAACGCCGTAGACGGGGAGGTCGCCGAGACCGATTCCGACGGCTGTACCGTCGACACCGCCTTCGGCCGCGTCGCGGCGGAGAACGTCAACGACGCGGCGAGCGGCGATACGGGGCTCCTACAGATCCGCCCGGTCAACGTCGCGATCGGCGACGACGCGGTCGGCCTCGATAACGAGTTCGAGGCGACCCCGATGGGGAGTACGTACATGGGCGAGACGACGGAGATCGCCGTCTCGATCGAGGAGAACGACTTCTACGCCATCGTTCCCGGAAAGGCCGAGGTCGGCGAGTACGACGAGACGGTTCGAGTCGGCTGGGACCGTGAGGATGCACAGTTCTTCACCGAAATGAGCGTCACCGAGACCGAAACCGCCAGCGATATTCTGAAACTATGA
- a CDS encoding ABC transporter ATP-binding protein: MTVAQNAMSAAESTETDTILEVNDLTKVYPDGTVAVEDISFEIERGDFCVLIGPSGCGKSTTLHSLVGRFPITEGEVILAGEDITHAETHQRDIGLVFQDFQLFPHLTVEENIRYGLEQLGLPEDEQTERVDEMVEIMRLDEMRDRSPEELSAGQKQRVALSRSLVLEPQLLLLDEPLGDMDYKLQKRMERELLRIHREMDTTFVYVTHDQTQAMRLADQIIVMNDGKIEHSGSTDEVYNAPNTAFVSTFVGDSNVFTGELVDISDDGTRATLQTPFGAFTASTANLHSAPDSLLGEQIPFSVRPQYLEIGADGENVLACDTNDVIHQPGAGTQVLLTATNDAGETTELQLKSHEIIDVETDTVDITWRPEHATLLEQISVLPDVDLSEDVLGE; encoded by the coding sequence ATGACCGTAGCACAAAACGCGATGTCCGCGGCCGAGTCGACGGAAACCGACACGATACTCGAGGTAAACGATCTGACGAAGGTGTACCCCGACGGGACCGTCGCCGTCGAGGACATCAGCTTCGAGATCGAACGGGGCGACTTCTGCGTCCTGATCGGTCCGAGCGGCTGCGGGAAGTCCACGACGCTTCACTCGCTGGTCGGCCGGTTCCCGATCACCGAGGGCGAAGTGATCCTCGCGGGCGAGGACATCACTCACGCGGAAACCCATCAGCGCGACATCGGCCTCGTCTTTCAGGACTTCCAGCTGTTCCCTCACCTGACGGTCGAAGAGAACATCAGGTACGGGCTCGAGCAACTCGGTCTCCCCGAGGACGAGCAGACCGAGCGCGTCGACGAGATGGTCGAGATCATGCGGCTCGACGAGATGCGCGACCGGTCGCCTGAGGAGCTCTCGGCCGGGCAGAAACAACGGGTGGCGCTGTCGCGAAGCCTCGTGTTAGAGCCCCAGCTACTGTTGCTCGACGAGCCGCTCGGCGACATGGACTACAAGCTTCAAAAGCGCATGGAGCGGGAGCTGCTCCGGATCCACCGGGAGATGGACACGACATTCGTCTACGTGACCCACGACCAGACGCAGGCGATGCGGCTGGCCGACCAGATCATCGTCATGAACGACGGGAAGATCGAACACTCTGGCTCGACCGACGAGGTCTACAACGCGCCGAACACCGCGTTCGTCTCCACGTTCGTCGGGGACTCGAACGTGTTCACCGGCGAGCTGGTCGATATCAGCGACGACGGCACTCGAGCCACGCTCCAGACCCCCTTCGGCGCGTTCACCGCGTCGACGGCGAACCTCCACTCCGCGCCCGACTCGCTTTTGGGCGAGCAGATTCCGTTCTCGGTGCGCCCGCAGTACCTCGAGATCGGCGCGGACGGCGAGAACGTGCTCGCGTGTGACACCAATGACGTCATCCACCAGCCCGGAGCCGGGACGCAGGTCCTGCTCACGGCGACGAACGACGCCGGGGAGACCACGGAACTACAGTTGAAAAGCCACGAGATCATCGATGTCGAAACCGATACCGTCGACATCACGTGGCGGCCCGAACACGCCACGCTCCTCGAGCAGATCAGCGTCTTGCCCGACGTCGACCTCAGCGAGGACGTCTTGGGAGAATAA
- a CDS encoding SDR family NAD(P)-dependent oxidoreductase, whose protein sequence is MASQRLHGRTALVTGASSGIGNAIAAEFGRQGANVVVADIRKEPKLEDERPVFEKLEEAGADATFVETDVSSADDAEAAVETAVSEYGGLDILVNNAGIYHQYQAHETPDEAWNDIIDVNLGGTFLLTRAAIPALRDSDNAKIINLASIYGLVGGENSAAYCASKGGVANVTRQLSLDYADDEVNVNALAPGIIKTAQNHEWRETDEDLLEDWENRTPWPRFGEPEDIADAALFLASDRSDFVTGHVLSVDGGWTAR, encoded by the coding sequence ATGGCCTCACAACGGTTACACGGACGGACAGCATTGGTTACCGGAGCGAGCTCCGGCATCGGAAACGCCATCGCGGCGGAATTCGGCCGACAAGGTGCGAATGTCGTTGTCGCGGACATCCGCAAAGAACCGAAACTCGAGGACGAACGACCGGTGTTCGAGAAACTCGAGGAAGCGGGTGCGGACGCGACGTTCGTCGAAACCGACGTCTCGAGCGCCGACGACGCGGAAGCGGCGGTCGAAACCGCCGTCTCCGAGTACGGCGGACTGGACATCCTCGTCAATAACGCCGGGATCTATCACCAGTATCAGGCCCACGAGACGCCGGACGAGGCGTGGAACGACATTATCGACGTCAACCTCGGCGGGACGTTCCTCCTCACGCGGGCGGCGATACCCGCGCTCCGGGACAGCGACAACGCGAAGATCATCAATCTCGCGTCGATCTACGGCCTCGTCGGCGGCGAAAACAGCGCGGCGTACTGCGCCTCGAAGGGCGGCGTCGCGAACGTCACGCGACAGCTGTCACTCGACTACGCCGACGACGAGGTCAACGTCAACGCACTGGCACCCGGAATCATCAAGACCGCACAGAATCACGAGTGGCGCGAAACCGATGAAGACCTGCTCGAGGACTGGGAAAACCGGACCCCGTGGCCGCGCTTCGGCGAACCCGAGGACATCGCGGACGCGGCGCTGTTCCTCGCGAGCGACCGGAGCGACTTCGTAACCGGTCACGTTCTCTCCGTCGACGGTGGCTGGACCGCTCGATAG
- a CDS encoding asparaginase: MNSNVHILSTGGTIASTGKDDGAKPDKQGSELLADIPEIDDYASVSVEQVAQIPSFTMDFETMVTIVRRAEAAISAGADAIVVTHGTDTLEESAFFADQTLGGDTPIVFTGAQRRPDEISPDGPANIVTAVRAADHDAVQAAGGSYVAFDEQLHEARSVTKAHTSRLDTFRSPDSGPVASLDHGGFRFHYSPPEANALFDPVVPDAAVRIVPSYADCPRDPVDEAVDAGVDGLVIEGTGLGNTTAALSDAIADALDAGVPVVVASRCLGGATAPVYGNPGGGETLRQQGVGFAGDLSAQKARIKLALALTATADPLEQFPAE, encoded by the coding sequence ATGAATTCAAACGTTCATATACTCAGCACAGGTGGCACGATCGCAAGCACCGGCAAGGATGACGGTGCCAAGCCGGACAAGCAGGGGTCCGAACTGCTCGCGGACATTCCCGAGATTGACGACTACGCGTCCGTCTCGGTCGAACAGGTCGCACAGATTCCGAGTTTCACCATGGACTTCGAGACGATGGTGACGATCGTCAGGCGAGCCGAGGCGGCGATCTCGGCGGGTGCAGACGCGATCGTCGTAACTCACGGAACGGACACCTTAGAGGAGTCGGCGTTTTTCGCCGACCAGACTCTGGGCGGCGACACTCCGATCGTGTTCACAGGCGCACAGCGCCGACCCGACGAAATCAGTCCCGACGGGCCCGCGAACATCGTTACCGCGGTCCGAGCCGCGGACCACGACGCGGTGCAGGCGGCCGGCGGCTCCTATGTCGCCTTCGACGAGCAACTCCACGAGGCGCGGTCCGTCACGAAGGCCCACACGAGCCGCCTCGATACGTTCCGGTCGCCCGACTCGGGGCCGGTCGCCTCGCTCGATCACGGCGGCTTCCGGTTTCACTACTCGCCGCCCGAGGCGAACGCGCTCTTCGACCCCGTCGTGCCGGACGCGGCGGTCCGGATCGTTCCGAGCTACGCCGACTGTCCGCGCGATCCCGTCGACGAGGCGGTCGATGCCGGCGTCGACGGCCTCGTTATCGAAGGCACCGGTCTCGGTAACACGACCGCAGCCCTCAGCGACGCGATCGCCGACGCGCTCGACGCGGGCGTCCCGGTCGTCGTTGCCTCGCGCTGTCTCGGCGGAGCCACGGCCCCCGTCTACGGCAACCCGGGCGGCGGCGAGACGTTGCGCCAACAGGGCGTCGGGTTCGCCGGCGACCTCTCCGCACAGAAGGCGCGAATCAAACTCGCACTCGCACTGACGGCCACGGCCGACCCGCTAGAGCAATTTCCGGCGGAGTGA
- a CDS encoding ABC transporter permease, giving the protein MATRQSSTDGSTVTGLLNRLNTKRLVTAYFVLMAIYIYAPIISLLVFSFNTGGVTAPFAGFTLEAYESLFANGTMWSAISRSIQLALVVTVITTLLATATALAYRYDFWGQRGMLYLIILGIITPGITYGVGTLLLLTQVFQLNRGLMLAIPVHVVWTLPFAVIVLLAGFPPNLRENERAAQVMGASKLTSFRKVVLPQILPTVLGAAVFAFTLSYNEAERGLLLVGRETTMPIQVFSVASADRATPELFALGSVTTVFSTVLLLIAGWLVIRNTAN; this is encoded by the coding sequence ATGGCTACTCGCCAGAGTTCAACAGACGGATCTACAGTAACGGGGCTGCTGAATCGGCTCAATACCAAGCGACTAGTAACGGCGTACTTCGTCCTGATGGCGATCTACATCTACGCTCCGATCATCTCCCTGCTGGTGTTTTCGTTTAACACCGGCGGTGTGACGGCGCCCTTCGCCGGCTTTACGCTCGAGGCCTACGAGTCCCTGTTCGCGAACGGCACGATGTGGAGTGCGATTTCCCGGTCGATCCAGCTCGCGCTGGTCGTGACCGTAATCACGACGCTACTCGCGACGGCGACCGCCCTCGCGTACCGGTACGATTTCTGGGGGCAGCGCGGGATGTTGTATCTCATTATTCTCGGCATCATCACGCCGGGGATCACGTACGGCGTCGGCACGCTGCTACTGCTGACACAGGTGTTTCAGCTCAACCGGGGGCTCATGCTCGCGATTCCGGTCCACGTCGTCTGGACGCTCCCCTTTGCCGTGATCGTGTTGCTCGCCGGCTTCCCGCCGAACCTGCGGGAAAACGAGCGGGCGGCGCAGGTGATGGGTGCCAGCAAGCTCACCAGCTTTCGCAAGGTCGTCCTGCCGCAGATTCTGCCGACGGTGCTCGGGGCGGCGGTGTTCGCGTTCACGCTCTCGTACAACGAAGCCGAGCGAGGGCTGTTGCTCGTCGGCCGGGAAACGACGATGCCGATTCAGGTGTTCTCGGTGGCGTCAGCCGATCGGGCCACGCCGGAACTGTTCGCCCTCGGCAGCGTGACGACAGTCTTCTCGACGGTCCTCCTGCTCATCGCCGGCTGGCTCGTCATCCGCAATACGGCAAACTAA
- a CDS encoding TCP-1/cpn60 chaperonin family protein has product MSLDESEISFPQANIAAIKGIAGVLAPSLGPVSHDKFIGERTASQGASSPGGVAYDEYVVTGDGRTILDALPLEHPIAPVVRRVAGDEFPEDTETVGEHVTDGVTSTVLLLASLLDEAETLLEQGVHPTTVRQGYVDALSIATDSLRDSCQRLDSFSDPAAAELAVARTAMTGNDVGGMADRWAEFACEAAAEVGYPTPETFGVEGVSTGSIEDSRLLRGTVLPRNEITSERMPTAVDDATVLVLSGFERGDAGDGRVGGLRNPELTQEATIEVSEPGDIVGYEDLYAERRGEIIRALIEHDVDVVVTRLGIDDRYRRQLADAGILAVRGVNRLKLARIAKATGANQVRDPSDISADDLGYAGRVEQQRAEKRSRRRGRRRIVVFDGCRNPDSMTVFLRGNWGELNSEAARQLRKATAAVASARGEHGRSAGVVPGGGAADIGVARDVRAAAPETGSRSQLAMDAFADAVERIPYGLAKNAGLDPISTLADLREAASNTGYETGLVLPEGVVTDVEERGVLDPFALKTWSYVTAVEVAGAVLRIDDAIDAKTSREPADEGDVIFDDHAEKHQDHLDEHGTDGTVWE; this is encoded by the coding sequence ATGTCCCTAGACGAAAGTGAGATTTCTTTTCCGCAAGCAAACATCGCAGCGATCAAAGGGATCGCAGGTGTTCTCGCTCCGTCGCTCGGCCCCGTGTCACACGACAAGTTCATCGGGGAACGGACCGCCTCGCAGGGGGCGTCCTCGCCCGGCGGGGTCGCGTACGACGAGTACGTCGTCACCGGTGACGGACGAACGATTCTAGACGCGCTGCCGCTGGAACACCCGATAGCGCCCGTCGTCAGACGAGTCGCAGGCGACGAGTTTCCGGAGGACACCGAAACGGTCGGCGAACACGTCACCGACGGCGTCACGTCGACGGTCCTGCTGCTCGCGTCGCTGCTCGACGAAGCCGAGACGCTGCTCGAGCAGGGCGTTCACCCGACGACCGTGCGACAGGGGTACGTCGACGCGCTGTCGATCGCGACGGACTCCCTGCGCGACTCGTGCCAACGGCTGGATTCGTTTTCGGACCCCGCGGCGGCCGAGCTGGCGGTCGCACGAACCGCGATGACCGGCAACGACGTGGGCGGGATGGCCGACCGATGGGCCGAGTTCGCGTGCGAGGCGGCCGCCGAGGTCGGATATCCGACGCCGGAAACGTTCGGCGTGGAGGGAGTGTCGACCGGCTCGATCGAGGACTCGAGGCTGCTCCGGGGGACCGTCCTCCCGAGAAACGAGATCACCTCCGAGCGGATGCCGACCGCGGTCGACGACGCGACCGTCCTCGTCCTGTCGGGCTTCGAACGCGGGGATGCGGGGGACGGCCGCGTCGGCGGTCTCCGGAACCCCGAACTCACACAGGAGGCAACGATCGAGGTCTCCGAGCCGGGGGATATCGTGGGGTACGAAGATCTGTATGCGGAGCGGCGGGGCGAGATCATACGGGCGCTCATCGAGCACGATGTCGACGTCGTCGTCACCCGACTCGGGATCGACGATCGCTACCGCCGGCAGCTCGCCGACGCCGGTATCCTCGCCGTTCGCGGCGTGAACCGACTCAAACTTGCACGGATCGCCAAGGCGACAGGGGCGAATCAGGTCAGGGACCCGAGCGACATCAGCGCTGACGACCTCGGCTACGCGGGACGAGTCGAGCAGCAACGCGCCGAGAAACGGAGCAGGCGGCGGGGTCGACGGCGGATCGTCGTCTTCGACGGCTGTCGGAATCCCGACTCGATGACCGTCTTCCTCCGCGGAAACTGGGGGGAACTCAACTCCGAGGCGGCGCGGCAACTCCGTAAGGCTACCGCCGCAGTCGCGTCGGCGCGCGGCGAACACGGTCGGTCGGCTGGCGTGGTGCCCGGCGGCGGCGCGGCCGACATCGGTGTCGCGCGGGACGTTCGGGCGGCGGCACCCGAGACTGGCTCTCGCTCCCAACTCGCGATGGACGCCTTCGCCGACGCCGTCGAACGGATTCCCTACGGGCTCGCGAAAAACGCAGGTCTGGATCCGATCTCGACGCTCGCCGACCTCAGAGAGGCGGCGAGTAACACGGGGTATGAGACCGGACTGGTGCTTCCTGAGGGAGTCGTCACCGACGTGGAAGAACGCGGCGTCCTCGATCCGTTCGCTCTGAAGACGTGGAGCTACGTGACCGCAGTCGAAGTCGCCGGAGCGGTCCTCCGCATCGACGACGCCATCGACGCCAAAACGTCTCGAGAGCCTGCCGACGAGGGGGACGTGATCTTCGATGATCACGCCGAGAAACACCAAGATCACCTGGACGAACATGGCACGGACGGAACCGTCTGGGAGTAG
- a CDS encoding ABC transporter permease — translation MTTDTAADSADDRSVSDRATSKGSRLRLSEPYALSLPTVAWFTAFLLLPLAVIGFYSFMSYSSFSVIYEFTLDPWTRVFTDGTVRAVFVRTIGTGILVTLLTLVFAYPIAYYLRFYTSELGGIILLLFLVIPFWTSELIRTIAWFPILGRSGAINWVLLSIGIIDEPLRWLIFSLFSQVVGYLQNFLVFMAAPIYISLSQIDEDLLDASETLRADSIATFRNVTWPLSLPGVAIGCMFTFVLAIGNLTIPQFLSSGSATLTGLIYQEVQRGLHYPNASAMSIMLLVVIFAFVFALFRVVDISEIAQN, via the coding sequence ATGACAACCGATACCGCGGCCGATTCCGCCGATGATAGATCAGTATCGGACCGAGCGACGAGCAAGGGTTCGCGGCTGCGCTTGAGCGAGCCGTACGCGCTGTCACTGCCGACGGTCGCGTGGTTTACCGCGTTTCTCCTCCTGCCGCTTGCCGTGATCGGCTTCTACAGCTTCATGTCCTACTCGAGTTTCAGCGTGATATACGAGTTCACGCTGGATCCGTGGACCCGCGTCTTCACCGACGGGACGGTCCGTGCGGTCTTCGTCCGCACCATCGGAACCGGCATCCTGGTGACGCTCCTCACGCTCGTGTTCGCCTATCCCATCGCATACTACCTCCGGTTCTACACCAGCGAGTTGGGCGGGATCATCCTGCTATTGTTCCTCGTGATTCCGTTCTGGACCTCGGAGCTCATCAGGACGATCGCGTGGTTCCCGATTCTGGGTCGATCCGGGGCCATCAACTGGGTCCTCCTCTCGATCGGGATCATCGACGAACCGCTTCGGTGGCTCATCTTTAGCCTCTTCTCGCAGGTCGTCGGATACCTCCAGAACTTCCTCGTGTTCATGGCAGCGCCGATCTACATCTCGCTGTCCCAGATTGACGAGGATCTGCTCGACGCCTCGGAGACGCTGCGCGCTGATTCGATCGCGACGTTCCGCAACGTCACGTGGCCGCTCAGCCTGCCCGGCGTCGCCATCGGCTGCATGTTCACCTTCGTCCTCGCGATCGGGAACCTCACCATCCCGCAGTTCCTCAGTTCGGGCTCTGCGACCCTTACCGGGCTCATCTACCAAGAGGTCCAGCGCGGACTCCACTACCCGAACGCGTCGGCGATGTCGATCATGCTACTGGTCGTGATCTTCGCGTTCGTCTTCGCGCTGTTCCGCGTCGTCGATATCAGCGAGATCGCACAGAACTAG
- a CDS encoding extracellular solute-binding protein, which produces MSGINRRNFVKGASAAAAAGLAGCIGGGGSDDGLRWIGPAWSARDEQAAKYSEMTGNEIDVTTATIPTVQQRLLGGENSSIDAYSVETSGAGALADVTIPTPTDELDNWDETQVSDAFTNPGERLSYLGAQTETINDLLWADDEQTELQFPPHAYNFDAVGYNPKFVDEASRWSALFDEQYEGQSVIGETAAITIPQALMHMVDTDMVDGDIGDLNNPTQEQLDAAIDFLTEQKEAGQFRTTWEAYGESVTQMAGEEAVIGDLWQPAAMDVRREGTPCTYATMEGGIQGYRYWFGGIASVDPGARERDNLGAVRSLLNDVHYGAWYPGFVQGWGYSVPHYENEELVRDGSDDSGEGMGPEYYDWAYRGESTYDAVDEPALFDPQEYDWSDEEGDPNSDGSTRDSGPIEERFDNIGFFQIWPDEADYMQDRWGDFLAA; this is translated from the coding sequence ATGTCTGGTATTAACAGACGAAACTTTGTCAAGGGTGCAAGTGCAGCTGCCGCAGCCGGCCTCGCCGGCTGTATCGGCGGCGGTGGTAGCGATGACGGCCTCCGCTGGATCGGTCCCGCGTGGTCGGCCCGCGACGAACAGGCGGCGAAGTACAGCGAAATGACCGGCAACGAGATCGACGTCACGACGGCGACGATCCCGACGGTCCAGCAACGGTTGCTCGGTGGCGAGAACTCGTCGATCGACGCGTACAGTGTCGAGACCTCGGGCGCCGGTGCGCTGGCCGACGTCACAATCCCGACGCCGACCGACGAGTTAGACAACTGGGATGAAACGCAAGTCTCCGACGCCTTCACCAACCCCGGCGAGCGCCTGAGCTACCTCGGTGCGCAGACGGAGACGATCAACGATCTCCTGTGGGCGGACGACGAGCAGACGGAACTCCAGTTCCCGCCACACGCGTACAACTTCGACGCGGTCGGGTACAACCCCAAGTTCGTCGACGAGGCGTCGCGCTGGAGCGCCCTGTTCGACGAGCAGTACGAAGGGCAGTCGGTCATCGGGGAAACGGCGGCGATCACCATCCCGCAGGCGTTGATGCACATGGTCGACACCGACATGGTCGACGGGGACATCGGCGACCTCAACAACCCGACCCAGGAGCAACTCGACGCCGCCATCGATTTCCTGACCGAACAGAAAGAGGCCGGCCAGTTCCGGACGACGTGGGAGGCCTACGGCGAATCCGTGACGCAGATGGCCGGCGAGGAGGCGGTGATCGGCGACCTCTGGCAACCGGCGGCGATGGACGTCCGGCGCGAGGGAACGCCGTGTACGTACGCGACCATGGAAGGCGGCATTCAGGGCTACCGCTACTGGTTCGGCGGCATCGCGTCGGTCGACCCCGGCGCTCGAGAACGCGACAACCTCGGGGCGGTCCGCTCGCTCCTGAACGACGTTCACTACGGCGCTTGGTACCCCGGGTTCGTTCAGGGATGGGGATACTCCGTTCCCCACTACGAGAACGAGGAACTCGTTCGCGACGGCTCCGACGACTCCGGCGAGGGGATGGGGCCCGAATACTACGACTGGGCGTACCGCGGCGAAAGCACCTACGACGCGGTCGACGAGCCGGCGCTGTTCGATCCCCAAGAGTACGACTGGTCCGACGAGGAGGGCGATCCGAACTCGGACGGTTCGACCCGTGACAGCGGCCCCATCGAGGAGCGCTTCGATAACATCGGGTTCTTCCAGATCTGGCCCGACGAGGCGGACTACATGCAGGACCGCTGGGGCGACTTCCTCGCCGCGTAA
- a CDS encoding polysaccharide deacetylase, with protein sequence MGDIDIAIGIDVDCVAGWLGSYGGEDSPADLSRGLCAGNEGIPRMLQLLEDEGVKGSWYVPGHSIETFEEEVQAVADAGHELGVHGYSHENPTDLSREQEDEIIAVSKDLIEDVTGEEPVGHRASWWEFSENTPELVEKHDFLYDSSLMEREFEPGYMRKGDDWEPIKYDQEPESWMTPYEYGEETDIVEVPISWYRDDIPPMLFIKQPSYNTGYKSPVMMYEEYYKAQFDYLYNRRGAGVYTFTIHPDIHGLPHMIPLFEDFIQYVKSHENAEFKTIEEIARKYEDDPSVYESEGEYI encoded by the coding sequence ATGGGAGACATAGACATAGCAATCGGGATCGACGTTGATTGTGTCGCCGGCTGGCTCGGCTCCTACGGCGGCGAAGATTCGCCGGCAGACCTCTCGCGCGGACTGTGCGCAGGGAACGAAGGCATCCCGCGGATGCTCCAACTCCTCGAGGACGAGGGAGTGAAGGGATCGTGGTACGTCCCGGGCCACTCGATCGAGACTTTCGAGGAAGAAGTCCAAGCGGTCGCCGACGCCGGTCACGAACTCGGTGTCCACGGCTATTCCCACGAGAACCCGACGGACCTCTCGCGCGAGCAAGAAGACGAGATCATCGCCGTTTCGAAGGATCTCATCGAAGACGTCACGGGAGAAGAACCCGTCGGCCACCGTGCGAGCTGGTGGGAATTCAGTGAGAACACGCCGGAACTCGTCGAAAAGCATGACTTCCTGTACGACAGCAGCCTGATGGAGCGGGAGTTCGAGCCGGGGTACATGCGCAAAGGCGACGACTGGGAGCCGATCAAATACGATCAGGAGCCGGAGAGTTGGATGACGCCCTACGAATACGGCGAGGAAACGGACATCGTGGAGGTACCGATTAGCTGGTACCGCGACGACATCCCGCCGATGCTGTTCATCAAGCAGCCGTCGTACAACACCGGCTACAAGAGCCCCGTGATGATGTACGAGGAGTACTACAAGGCGCAGTTCGACTACCTGTACAACCGACGCGGCGCCGGCGTGTACACCTTTACCATTCACCCAGACATCCACGGGCTCCCGCACATGATCCCGCTGTTCGAGGACTTCATCCAGTACGTCAAGAGCCACGAGAACGCGGAGTTCAAGACGATCGAAGAGATCGCTCGCAAGTACGAAGACGATCCGTCGGTCTACGAGAGCGAAGGCGAGTACATCTAG
- a CDS encoding IclR family transcriptional regulator: MTETPSDPDSPRTLQTVTRTLDVIKALKELNGATVTELASHLDLSKGGAYNHLTTLRQNGFVIKNGDEYDLSPRFILIGEHVRQENLLYRFGKKEIDKLIEETGEYAQLVTEKHGLGIVLYLKRGEKAIGSDYPDQMERKPLGLHHTAAGKSILAHLPDERVEEIVDQHGLRKRTANTITDIDELFEEREVVRERGYAYNIEEEVEGLRAVGADIKGPDGNILGAVSLSGPKSRMQGERFEEELPEMVMNAADVIEVNINMHAQSTQF; the protein is encoded by the coding sequence ATGACAGAGACCCCATCCGACCCCGACTCGCCCCGAACGCTCCAGACGGTCACGAGAACGCTGGACGTGATCAAGGCGTTAAAGGAATTAAACGGCGCGACTGTCACCGAGTTAGCGTCTCATCTCGACCTCTCGAAAGGCGGGGCATACAATCACTTGACGACGCTCAGGCAGAACGGGTTCGTGATCAAGAACGGCGACGAGTACGACCTCAGCCCGCGCTTCATCCTGATTGGGGAACACGTCCGTCAGGAGAACCTCCTGTATCGGTTCGGCAAGAAGGAGATCGACAAGCTCATCGAAGAAACCGGCGAGTACGCACAACTGGTGACCGAAAAGCACGGACTCGGTATCGTTCTCTACCTGAAACGCGGTGAGAAGGCAATCGGCAGCGACTATCCGGATCAGATGGAACGGAAGCCGCTCGGCCTGCATCACACGGCTGCGGGGAAGTCGATCCTCGCGCATCTGCCGGACGAACGGGTCGAAGAAATCGTTGACCAACACGGGCTCCGAAAGCGAACTGCGAACACAATTACGGACATCGACGAACTCTTCGAAGAGCGAGAGGTAGTCCGCGAGCGAGGGTACGCCTACAACATCGAAGAAGAGGTCGAAGGGCTCCGAGCCGTCGGGGCGGACATCAAAGGCCCGGACGGGAATATTCTCGGCGCGGTAAGCCTCTCGGGCCCGAAAAGCCGAATGCAGGGCGAACGATTCGAGGAAGAACTTCCGGAAATGGTGATGAACGCCGCCGATGTCATCGAGGTCAACATCAACATGCACGCTCAGTCGACGCAGTTTTGA